Part of the Grus americana isolate bGruAme1 chromosome 12, bGruAme1.mat, whole genome shotgun sequence genome is shown below.
CTTTCCGTGCTatttaacttctttaaaaacaagtcTCACCTTTTAGGATGTCTGATGCACCTGAGTTAAGCTTTTCaaggttggtttgttgtttgtttgtttgtttttattttgttgggtgggttttttcccccctcctttccaTTCCTCCTTGTGACCTGGCTGATAAGACACCCCAAATGTCAGCACAGAAATGTTGGTGTGTCCCGCCTGGCTGCAACACCCCAGCCTTCAGATACGAGGACATGGTTCTCTCTCTTTATGCTCTTGAGCATTAATTCTATTGGAAAGCCCTGAACTCAGGGTACTTTCAAGGTACTCACCTAGGCAGTAAATGCGTAAAAATGCATTGAAGAATTACTactggagcaggagctgccacTTAGAATCCCAGTtcagcacagcaaaaaaaagcactattggaggggggaaataatttaaattttaattaccAATCAAATAAATAACtactgttttcctctttaaatcCCACAGAATATTCTTTGCTATTGAACTAGGTTCaagaacataaaaaagaaaattcagaagtgtGCACACTATGTCAATAAACTCTTCCTGTGGAGCTGGCCTTATGAGGAAAGGGTACCTGTGCTGCCTTTACACCTCCCTGGTAATAAACAGCTGACGCAAATGAAGatgtcctcttccttcctctctgtctgCCCATTTGTCACACTGCTAAAGCAGCTATACTGTGGCATCAGTACCCAGCATGGAGCTACGGATTTACTTAAAAGAGGACATGTACGGTACCCTGGCACGTGCCCGCCCACTCAGCTCTCTGCTCGCTCCTGTCTCGTGCAGCCCCTCATTTCTGCTCCCTGTCTCCTTACAACATCTACATGCACCCTCACTCACTCTCCTTTAGGTTTGTAGCCCCCAGTTCTGAAAGGTTATTTGGAACAGAACATTTCTTTCCGGGCTCTGTTCTGGTGTCCAAAACAACGTGGGAGGCTGTTCACAACGGGAGTGTTGCTCTCCCTTCTGTCACACTGAGTTCACTTAGTAAAAGTATGTTTGGTTAGTAGAGTTCATCACCACTTGCCTCACTAGAAGAGCTCAGCACAAGCATCGCCTATCTGACTTCACCACTTCTTCTGAAGAGTGCACTACGTTTGGGACGAACCCGCTCTTTAccccttcccatccctcctGGATTGAAATTTCCCCCCTTTTAACAAGCTCATATATATCTCGAGTCAGATCAGTGAAGGCCTTCTCCACGTTAATGGCATCCCGAGCTGAGGTCTCAATGTACTTCATACCATACGCAGCAGCCAGTTTCTCAGCCTCGTGCCTGGTGACTTGCCGCTGTGTGTCAAGGTCACACTTGTGACCTACCAAAACAAAGACGATCTGGTACGGCTGGACGTGCACCTTGGTCTCTTCTAGCCACTCGTGGACATTCTGGAAGGACCTGCGGTTTGTAATGTCAAAGAGGAGGAGTCCACCAACCGAGTTCCTGTAGTAGGCTCTGGTGATGGACCTGCAAACGAACAAGCCACAACAAAAGTGTAAGTTACAGCTGTTTGGGAAGAAGGGCAGGGCAAGTCTcatgtgggtttttgtttgtttgtttgcttgtttcctctgtttttttttttcttaagccaAATGTAGCCCTTCTGAACATACGGCTTTGTTTAAGAAAGCAGCATTGCCACCACCCTGTCTACCCTGCAGAACGCAGGGCAGAGAAGGCCATTCAGGCAATGTCTTACTGCTTTTAATGTGCTCTGTAGAGCTTGTCATTCAAAAAGACAACTAATCTTGGCTTAAAGACTTCATCCTTGGGTAACTAACTGCCCCACCAATTTACTACAGCTCTGTTCAAAATCCTCACCACCATTTTTGGTCTCTATTTCCTTTCATGGATTTCTGTATGCCCTTTGCTGTTAGCCTCAAgagtcccaccccctgccattgAAGGTCTCTGAATACCTTGTCTAACCTGCTGGTTTAAAAGCACTCTAAGAAATTAAAGGATTTATCTGAAACCAAACACCCACTCCCTGACAGACATGTAAAAGGAGGCTACAGATGTGGAAGGCAGACCATGGGGTTGTAGCTCCTTTCCATACACCCAGGACTGTCCCTTGGCGCAGGGACATCCACCAACCCCTACACTTCCTCCCACTACACCACTGGTCAGAATGACGGCACGCACAGCTACAGCTAATGCACTAACTGGAGCAGCCGGTCTGACCTCCTGAGTAACAGCAAAATGATATGACAGCTTCCTAGGGGAATCTGCATTACTATTGGTCTTGCTCCTGCCAAATACTGACACCATTAAACAGTACCAAAAAGACCCCCGAGCGGAGAAACGGAGCGCGTCTTCCACGACTCTTCCGAGCAAGGGCAGACTTCAACGCAGCCAGATGAAATCTGCTAGCACAGGACTACGGAGCAAAGCCGAGACCACGAGGCTGAGCAGAGCTACAGTTCAATGACTACTACACATGGGAAAACCAAGCCACTGTAAAACTGTGGTGTTTCTGCAAAGTCATGGCTTCGTTCTAAATCCAGAAGCAATGATTGATTTCAGTCCCCGGAGGAATTCACACTCAGGCCTGAACTTTCCTTGCCCGGAAAAGGTAAGCACTGCTGCATTTTTACCTTGGGACAAGTCCCATTTTGGACATACAAGACTGTCGTTAGGAGTTATTTGGTCCTGTAGTGTGCATATCTAACAATACTGCCCCCAGAAAGGACGCACTGGAGTTTTCAAGGATTGCTTTATCAACAGACATGCAGTGATGGGTGAAAATCCACAGCTGGAACTGAAGAAAGCCAGAAGAGGGGCAAAAAAAGATAGTTGGATGCATTTGGATAatttctcctctcccagttATCTGGCAACAGTATACCGGACAACAGTAGCTCTGCACATTTGGCACTGAGGGAATTAGATCTGCCTTTTGCTATCTAGCCATCTGCAAACAGATATTGGCGCTTTGAGTTCACCCCCACACTGTCACAGgcatttctgcttctcccttGCATTCGGTGCATCCGCCCTGGCTCCTCCTGCCAACATCAACGATGCCTCAGGTACTTCTGAAAGACATGACAGGATCTAAGCTGAACACCGCTTTGAGGTAAAACTAGGTGAAGGTCTCAGTGCCTTTTCTTAAAGCCTTTTCCACAGACTGTTTTCCTTACTGAGCTGTAGATGCAAACTATATTGCCTTCATGCCGCACATCCCTCCCCAATTCCCTTCCAAGACTCCtaccttccctcctcccaccatGCTCATGCAGAGCAGCGTGCGGATTCGCATCTATTTTGGCCAAGTTTTAACATAAAGGTATTGCCTCTGTCTGGGAACTCTCCCCTGTTCTGTACCCATGGTGGGGGCTCTTGTACTTGGGCTCTGCGGCTGTTTGAGTCTTTCTCaagggagagctgctggctggaagGAAACAGCTCTTCTGTAGGTGGTGGTACGTGGTTCCAGGGAGTGAGGGCTGCACATGCGTTTGCTTTTGTTAGCATTACACAATATTGTGTTTCAGACAAGGAACTCACAGCATTTGAGCAACCAGAGATGGGCAAAACTTGCTGGATCCAGGAAGAATTGGACCCTGCTCTTTTACAGCACCAAAGTAGTAGTACAGCACCTCAATGCTCCCCCAAGCAGCACGTTTTGGGGCTTGATCTGGCAAAACAGAATGGCACGTgcttaactgtaatttaagcCTTGACTGCACGGAAATTGCTTCTAATTTATAGAGAGTGAAAGAGCTCACAACGGGGttccagaaaagcagaaatgcagcacagctgcagacCAGCAAATGCCAACAAGGTGTCTGCAAAATAACTACAGCGGTTTCTTCCTTGTGGGGCAGCCGTTAAACTACGCAAAGCAGACTGGAAATGCTCAAACCAGAGAAGTCTGTCAAAAAGCGGAGCTCATTCTTACCAATTTCCTTCTTAAGAAATTCCCTGTGCTATGACAAAAAACTTTACAGGTTCTGGAGAGCACCTGCACCATTGTGCTGCTTTGTGCCCACAAGTCTCAGAGGCTTCAGCTTGTTCCAGTAATAGCTACATCGTGccttttgccaagaaaaatgCCTTGCAGGAGGAGCCCAAGAGCTGCTGTCTTTATGGGGCACAATTTGTCACAGGGCTAACGGTGATTTGAAAGGGATAAAcacaaaccagattttttttcctgattttttttcatacttcacCATAAAGGCACCTGGGTTTGCTCACGTCCCTCTAGCTTTTCACATCAGGAATGTAAGTCTGTGCTTCAGCAAGAGCATTTCAAAGTTGCACAATGTGTTTTTTTATGTTGCTCACTGTTCCTGCCCCTTACACTCTTCCTGCCTTTGAATGCTGCTGCCCATCgcagcagcgctgcctgccctTGCGCTGAAGGTCGCCTGCTCATCATGCTTACAACCCGAGCGTGGGGCTGGGTCAACCACCAGCACCGAGGGTAAGCAGCCTCCAGGGCCCCAAACTTCCTAATgtgtaaaagaaaggaaattgaaGCCATCCAACAGCTTTTGCTCTTCacagcaaaggcagaagcaggGGATGGCACTCAGGCGTGTCTTCTACAGAGCTCAGCCAGAGATCCAAAGCTGGAAGCTGATGCAACTGCAAGCTAAAGCACCTCCTCTCTCAGCAGAATAAAGTACCGGCTCCTTGCCCCGAAAGGCTGCaagggagcagaagaaaaacctgTCAGTGGATAAGGACTGACTACTGCACATCCTGGGCCAGGTGCCAGCGCCACAGATGCGAAGGAAGGCGGTGAGAGGGGTGAGGGTAGGTGACATTTCATCTATTGAATGAAACCAAAACATTCCTCAGGCAAGTCATTACAGCACAGAAGTAGAAGCTATGTGAAGCTGCGCAGAGACGTGGAGCAAGGAAAGTGCTCCCAGAGGGAGCAGGATGAAAGAGTGGATGAGGGTTGAAGATGCACGAAAAACATAAGTAAACAGGAGGCAGGAAGCTGAGGGTACACTTGCATCCCTTCCAAATGAGCGCTGTCTGAGCAGCATATGTCCCATGACACCATCAGACCCCTGTTTAGCCAGGGCTGAGCCTGCTCCAACCGTGACTGCTGTTTTTACCAAACAGTTCTGTGGCAAACTCTTGGCACTGTCCCAACATGccacctttatttttcctcatccAGTCTTCGTTACTATTGCTTAACCTCTCAGATTGTTTGTGCCCGTGCAGCGCTCAGCAGAAAGCACCTGCCATCCCTGCGCGGCCACAACCAAGAGTTTGTCCCAGCCTTTCTCTGTCCTACGGACTGCTGATCTCCGCTGTCGCTGCAGAGATCTAACCCACATATTCCATCGCATTTAGCGAACCTAAACGCAATTGCGTTCGGCTATGAAACACCCTGGTTACTGCCTCTTTGCACCAACGGGGAGCAGGCGCTTTCTCTGCCGAGCTGCATCCTCCGATGCACAACTCCTCGCTCACGGCTGGTAAACATCCCCAAACCCCAGCGCTGCCTTCGGGCTccggccccctccccagcgGCACATCTCACACCTCCTACACATCCTACACCTCCTACGCATCCTACGCATCCTACACATCCCACACGCGGCCATTTGGGGGTGGGCACAAATCCCGGGTACACAAAGCCGTACGCTTGCCCGGTGCGTTTGGGGGCAGcgctgtaaaaaaaaaaaaaaagaaaagaaaaagaaaagaaagaaagaaagaaagaaaagcgCAAAGGGTGCAGTTTCACTGTTCTTTGTCTCATCCGCCAAACGCCTCGCTCCGCCGTGCGGGTCCCCCGCGCAAGCCGCAGCCCGGCACAcgccggccccagccccgccgctcccggccCCCGCCGGTCTCACCGGAACCGCTCCTGCCCGGCCGTGTCCCAGATCTGCAGCTTGATCCTCTTGCCCGGCTCGATCTCcaccagcctggagaagaaatcCACGCCCACCGTGGGGTCGGAGATCTGGGCGAAGCGCCCCTCGGTGAAGCGGCGGATGAGGCAGGACTTGCCCACGGTGGAGTCGCCGATGACGATCAGGCGGAACTGGTAGAGCCAGATGGCCTCCATGCTGCCGCCGCCCGCCTCagcgcccgcccgccgccgcgccgcccaTACCCGGCCCGCGGGCCCGGGGGCGGCCTGCGCCGCCGCTCCGCTCGCCCGCAGGGGGCGCGCCGGCCGGGAGGCGCCGCGCCGCTAGGCCGGGACCGCGGCGCCCCGGGGACCGGCGGAGGCCCGGGCCtggcccccgccgccggggcgCGGGCGGACCGGCCCCGCTGTCTGCGCCGCGGCCGCGCCGCTCAGGCGGGCCCCATGGCGGCCGGCGCAGGCCCCTCGCCCGGCACCCCGCTGCCCCGTCACCGCCGGCGCATCCCGccgagccccggccccgccgctgaAGTGCTGCGCGGActgcggggccgggcgggcgccGGCCGCCGCCTCAGCCCTGTCGGCGCGGGGCCCGGCCGAGGGTCGCTCCCCCGCTGCCGCGGTGCCCGCTCTCCCCGCAGCGCCGCGGCGGCCGTTCCCTGCGGCTGCAgcgcccccgccccccgccggtGCCGGAGTCGGAGCCGGTGCTGGAGCCGGTACCGGTGCCGGGTTGCGGGATGGAGGCACGGCCGAGCGCGGGGCGCGCCGTGATGCAATGGCGGCCGCGCTCTACCGCACTGCCGGGAGGAGCCGCCACCCCCGAAACGCGGCCGCTGCGGGAGCCgtgcgggggcggggcggggcgggaccgtgcggggcggcgggggtggccggggggagcccggggctgagggggacacggggctgAGGGGAGCCCGGGGCTGAGGGGGACACAGGACTGAGCGGGGTCCCGGAGCTGAGGGGAGCCCGGGGCTGAGGGGAACATGGGGCTGAGGGGCACACAGGACTGAGGGGAGCCCCACCGAGCGCAGGCCCaagggggagctgggggggccaGGCAGACCCCCAAGCTAAGGGGGGCACAGGCCAAGGCTAACCTttctcagctctgccccaggATGAAGGGGATCGAGCAGGGCATGCGACACCTTTCCGTGTTTTAAACCCGAGTGTCGTTTCTGGAGAGATTCAAGCTCCTCACCGCTGCATCAGGGGCTGCATTCCCACTGAAACCTAACGGGGGGAGCCCCGGTGCTCCTGCACTTCTGAGAAGGGTGCTGGCCTCTGGCTGGGAGTCCCAGCTCCGCTCATCCACACCAGCCTGCCCGGAGGGTCCCTGCACCGCTGCCCCGGGTCACCTGCACCGTGCAGCACTGTGTCTGGAAAGGGACAATGTGACAGTACAGTGTCTACTGACAGATGCATACAACCCAGCATATCCCCccacacacgtgtgtgtgtatatatatatatatgatgtGTGTATAGTCTCAAAAATGAATCCTTACAGACATTACATACCCAGCAACTTAAATACCACAAATCTCACCTAACCCATTTTCCCTCGCTTCACTCAAGTGGGTTCTTGGCACCACAGGGTGAAGCACAGTGCTCAGGAACCCGAGCGGCAGCAAACACATTGATACCTCGGATTCTAAGTCCCAAATGGGTCAGCACCACCATAGCAGCACCCGGCTGCACTCACGTGGCTCTGGGATACGGCTCAGCTCCAGCGTCTGCTTGTTCAGCACTTGCCAGAGCAGAGTTTTGATCTCTGGAACGGAAAATGAGCATGtatattattaaaaacagtGATTAAAATGTGTGTATCAAGTcaatcctattaaaaaaaaaagaggactctcgactttttttttttttaaatttatgaaagcgttggtgttgttttgttttaaataaggCTGGTTTCATTAAGCGCTCCTCCTGCATGACCactattgaaataaaaagtcaCAGTGGCTATTATATTCAGTAGATCCTCAAAAACAGGGCATTTATATAGTCATGAGAGAGTTAGCCAGATGCAAATTGGACTAGGACATTAGAGAGACCATTTCAAGTCTTGAGGAATGAATGGCAAGGAATTTTTTCAATATCCTTTGagatatatttattaaaaaaataacaaccccAAAAGATCCTATTTTAACATACCTcaggacaggaaagaaaactgatgaAGCAATCTGCACAGCAACAGAAGCGgtgcaacagaaaaatattaaacctATAAATCTGAGTTAGCAGTACATTAACCAGTGACTCATTGCCAGCGATGCTTTGTGGGGATCTGTTGCACTTTACCGTATGATTTTCGAGTACTCGATGCCCATTAGTTCAAGCCCGCAACAAATTGTGGTTTCTCTTAACTGGTTTTCTCTCCTGGCCATGACCCATTCCCTTTCTTCCACAGGTTCGACTGCACTCAAGCATGCACAAGGTGCTCGGTAACACACTCTGCAAGTCAACCATCAGTGGCACGTCCAGGAGGAATCTCAAGGTGCTGGTGGATGTTGCATGGCAGTAGCGTGAGCTATGACAGGGAGCAGCCGGGGAACCCTGACTTGCAGGGCTGCGAGGAGCCAAGGAGAGCACCAAGGTGCTCCACAGATGCTGTCGTAGCTAGAGGAATTCCTGGAGCATCAGGGACCTGTTTTCCCTGGCAAATAAACCCACAGGATCCCGTGATGCagatattattattttcatcttctctgaACACATGCATATAGATGAACACATGCTGCGTGACTAGGCAGCCACGATATTAATTAGCAGCAACCGAGAAGGTAGGAGAAAATGAGATCCTGGGAGAGCCTTTGTTCTGGTACTgttttag
Proteins encoded:
- the RAB39B gene encoding ras-related protein Rab-39B, with product MEAIWLYQFRLIVIGDSTVGKSCLIRRFTEGRFAQISDPTVGVDFFSRLVEIEPGKRIKLQIWDTAGQERFRSITRAYYRNSVGGLLLFDITNRRSFQNVHEWLEETKVHVQPYQIVFVLVGHKCDLDTQRQVTRHEAEKLAAAYGMKYIETSARDAINVEKAFTDLTRDIYELVKRGEISIQEGWEGVKSGFVPNVVHSSEEVVKSDRRCLC